Sequence from the Candidatus Omnitrophota bacterium genome:
GCCGGAAAGCCATTCAAGACGCATCATGAGGCGCTTGACATGGACCTTTACCTCAGGATCGCCCCTGAACTTTACCTCAAGAAGCTCCTGGTGGGAGGATTCGAGAAGGTCTTCGAGATAAATCGCTCCTTCCGCAACGAAGGCATCTCCACAAGGCATAATCCCGAGTTCACCATGATGGAGGTCTACGAGGCTTACTCGGACTGCCGGGGGATGATGGAGCTTACCGAGGAGCTGGTGAGGAACGCCGCAAAAAGCATCCTCGGGGACGAGAAGTTTACCTACCAGGGAAGGGAAGTTGACCTTACACGGTGGAAGACCGTCTCTTTCGCCCGCCTCATGGAGGAGAATTTCGGAATAAAGGTCTCGGACCCGCTTGAAGCCTGGGTGGAGAAACTCAGGAAAAAAGACATAGAGATAGAAGGCGATAAGGTATCCAAGACGCAGATAATCAATATCGTGGGCGAGCTGGTGGAACCGGAGGCGGAGACCCACCCGGTATTCGTGGTGGACATGTTCAAGGAGCTCAGCCCGCTCGCCAAGGAGAAGAAGGATTCGCCCGGCCTGGTCGACAGGTTCGAGCTTTACATTGGAGGCATGGAGATAGCCAACGCCTATTCGGAGCTTAACGACCCGGTGGACCAGCGCGAGAGGTTCCGCATGCAGGCGGAGGCGGACCCGGAGGCTATGGTGGACGAGGATTTCGTCCGCGCTCTGGAGTACGGCATGCCCCCGGCGGGGGGCCTGGGCATAGGGATGGACCGCCTGGCGATGATATTCACCGATTCGGCGACCATAAGGGAGGTCATACTCTTCCCGCACATGAGGCCTGAGTAAAAATATGTGGACACTGTTCCTTAGCGTTAAATATTTTCTTTCCAGGAGGAAAGAGCGGATGATATCCCTGATCGGGTGGATATCTGTCGTGGGGGTCGCCCTCGGCGTGGCCTCGCTTATCATAGTGATGTCGGTGATGAACGGTTTTGACCGGGAGGTCCAGAAGAAGATCATCGGCACCTATTCGCACATTGTCATAATGAAAGAAGGAGGCATATACCCCTCAGGGGACCTTACCGCGAGGATCATGGCCGTCCCGGGTGTTGTAAGCGTCTCGCCCTTCATGACCGGGCAGGCCGTCCTGCGAAGGGACGATACGGTTACCGGGATACTCTTAAAGGCGATAGACCCCGAGAAAGAGCAGAACGTGACCGACGTCATCAAGTATACCGACGCAAGCGCCGGGGACCTTGAAGGGCAGACGATAGTCCTGGGAAGCGAACTGATGAAGTCCGAGCGGATCGAGCTCGGCGACCGGGTGGAGATCATGGTACCCTATTCGGCGACGGACATGGAGAAGAGAAAGCTTACGGTCATAGGAAGCTTCACTTCCGGCAGGTACGATTACGATTCTAACCTCGCCGTCGTCTCGCTTTCGACGGCCCGGAGCCTCTTCAGGACCGAAGGGCAGGCCAGCGGCCTTGCCCTCAGGCTGGAGGAG
This genomic interval carries:
- the lysS gene encoding lysine--tRNA ligase translates to MEEKNELIEQRYKNLEKLKEAGIDPFAESFSDAESISSIKGDFSEGRPSRVAGRIMAKREHGKSVFADLKDFTGRIQIYIKKDIVGEEAFGIFKSLDIGDIIGASGELFKTRTGEETIQVTEFKVLSKSLLPLPEKWHGLKDTETRFRQRYVDLIVNEQARDKFRVRFELIKNIRGQLASKGFFEVETPMMHPIVGGAAGKPFKTHHEALDMDLYLRIAPELYLKKLLVGGFEKVFEINRSFRNEGISTRHNPEFTMMEVYEAYSDCRGMMELTEELVRNAAKSILGDEKFTYQGREVDLTRWKTVSFARLMEENFGIKVSDPLEAWVEKLRKKDIEIEGDKVSKTQIINIVGELVEPEAETHPVFVVDMFKELSPLAKEKKDSPGLVDRFELYIGGMEIANAYSELNDPVDQRERFRMQAEADPEAMVDEDFVRALEYGMPPAGGLGIGMDRLAMIFTDSATIREVILFPHMRPE
- a CDS encoding FtsX-like permease family protein, translated to MWTLFLSVKYFLSRRKERMISLIGWISVVGVALGVASLIIVMSVMNGFDREVQKKIIGTYSHIVIMKEGGIYPSGDLTARIMAVPGVVSVSPFMTGQAVLRRDDTVTGILLKAIDPEKEQNVTDVIKYTDASAGDLEGQTIVLGSELMKSERIELGDRVEIMVPYSATDMEKRKLTVIGSFTSGRYDYDSNLAVVSLSTARSLFRTEGQASGLALRLEEAMEVAPARDALQRMLGHPYTVKTWMDLDRNLVTALALEKKMMFIILALIVTVACFNISSSLIMMVMEKTRDIGILKAIGASSAGISTVFFTEGAMIGLGGVLLGTSCGVFLSSRINQVAALLERFTGVNLFPSDVYYFTTIPVEISTSDVVMITVLAMALTLAAGVYPAWKASRLDPVEAIRYE